The Patagioenas fasciata isolate bPatFas1 chromosome 3, bPatFas1.hap1, whole genome shotgun sequence genome contains a region encoding:
- the UCN gene encoding urocortin translates to MRRALLTLLLLLVRLPPAAPRPASPDGSVPAAAAEAGDRPLWPPLAPPPPEPWRARRDEPPLSIDLTFHLLRHLLLLARAQSQRARADSNRLILDAVGR, encoded by the coding sequence ATGCGGCGGGCGCTGCtcaccctcctgctgctgctcgtccgcctgccgcccgccgccccccgccccgcgagCCCCGACGGCTCCGTCCCGGCGGCCGCGGCCGAGGCGGGGGATCGCCCGCTCTGGCCGCCGCTGGCGCCGCCGCCCCCGGAGCCGTGGCGGGCGCGGCGGGACGAGCCGCCGCTCTCCATCGACCTCACCTTCCACCTGCTGCGGCACCTCCTGCTGCTCGCCCGCGCCCAGAGCCAGCGCGCCCGCGCCGACAGCAACCGCCTCATCCTCGACGCCGTCGGGCGCTGA